The DNA sequence GATATTTCTTTTCTAACCAAGTTATGGCTGCTGCATTATGGCCTAATGCTCAAGATGAGTTTTCAAGGAGCTGAAAAAAGTAGCCAAGGATGACTATATCAGACAGAAACTTTAGTTGCAGCAAATTGAGAACAAAATAATCCCTGGTATACGTCCACAACGGTAAAATGTGGCATAACACCAAAGAACAATCTATGATATATGTTCAGAAAGACTTTCGAGGAGTATTATTAATTAGACCATATGTTAAGACTTAAGAGGGTCTAAACAAGGTTGAAAGTTTTATGCTGAATTGCAGAAAAATATAATAGAAGTTTTAGAAAAAAAGGATTAGAAAAGGTGACGAAGATGTCATTAAAATGTAAAATATAGTCTCTGCATTCACCAAAAACCAATATATCTTTAGCAACTGTGCTATAATTTACTGAACAAAAACAATATATGTGATAGAAAACAGTCATCCAATaaacaattcagaaacagaaaACAGTAATGATATTTCACAAACAAACAGGAACGAAGAAATATCTACAGATAAAATTGGAAGCTCCAGTAATGATACAACTAAAACAGAGAAAAGACTCAGCACAAATCTTGTGGATTCTTGCAGCAGAAACAAGACTTGTTCAATCCAGCCTTTAACCCGATTACATTTGTCCTTTGTGCAGATTCAGCAGTAAAATCTTATCAGACTGCTTCTGCACTTATCAACTGCAAGCTGCTCCCTGGAGATACTTCAAAACCATCATCAATTGACATGCATCTGAAACCTTCCAACCTCTAGAAATTCCAAAGTGCAAACCTTccaacaaaaacaatgactacTCTGAGCAAAATGTATCACTATTCACTGAGGATTGTTCTTCTCGCATTTTTAGTTGCACAATCATCGATTAAACTGTCATAGTCAAGTTTTTCTGGAAATCCCTTCTCAGTAGAAATCAAAGCTAGTCCATCTAAAACTTCTTGTGACATTGGCGATTGCAAGTAAGAATTCAATATCTCCAATTTTGAAAGATCACCATCAGTGGAAGTGAATAGGACAGGTATAGTCAGCAAAATTCTATAGGCAATGAATGCATTTGGAAGAAAGTCCAGTCCTTTTATGAAATTTAATATATCGATAGCTGTCATATTTTCTTCTGGCAACTGCTTCCTTAAGCATTTCAGTTCTTTAAATAAGCTGTTCCCATCAACATCACGAAACTTCCCATGATTAAGAAACATTTCAAGATGACCACAAGAAGTTTTCAAATGTTTTTCCTCCAATGAGTTCAACTTCTCAGAACAAAACAGAAACCCAAAGATATCCTCATATGCTTGATACTGTTCAAGAGTTCTCTTCAATAAACCAGTAACTTGATCCACAGTATATAAGAAATACTGCACTCTGAAGCCTTCTTCAAGTGATTCAGGAGATGACTGATCGGCATTCTTGCCTAAACGTTTTCTCTTACGAATTTGACATTCTTCATCAAACACAGAATCAATTTCCATTTCGGTGGCAATTTCTTTAGCAACATTCAATGCTCTGTAAACCCAACCTCCCTGTACTTTTCAAAAAACTTGATCAGCCTCTTTACTTCAGTTATAGCAATATCAATACGCATGTCTTTAGATTGCAAGTACTTGCTAACCAGGTCAACAGCAGATAATATATCAAACCAAATGATCATGCCTAATAAGAACTCATATTCAAGATCATATGTTGCTAAAGAATTAGCTTGGTGGACTAGTCCGAGGTCAAACTCAGTATCTGCTACTTGAAGTAAAGCTTCTCTTATATCTGAAGCATGGAATCTTATTGCTTTTAACACATTCCAGTTGACTCTCCCAGTGTTTGGTTGACAATGGTTCAAGAGCTAAACCTTTCACATTATTGTCCAAAATTTGCCAACACTATGCACAATGAGAAAACACTGAATATATGCATTGTATGGATCCAAAAAAACTAAACAGTTTGCTAAACGAGTTTACCATATCACAGAGTGTTACATTAAGACTACGACAACCCCATGGCGTGTACAATGCTCTTGGATTTATAACCGAAATTTTCTCTTGTATACCTTCGGCTCTCCCTTTCACCAGAGATCCAATGCCATATCCCTGTCCTCTTACATCATCAATATCAAGATCAAGAGCTTTTAACAGATTCTGCATTTGTTCAAAAGGTCCATGTTCAGACGTATTGCTGAACTTTAAAAGCTCTAAAAAGTACTCCTCAACTTTTATCGGACTCGTGAAAACATCCACACATCGCAGTatcaaaaacatttttttttcagcaCTCGCATCAAGAGCACAGTCcacaatcacagaaaaataCTTGGCTTCTTTGATTTTCCTGACAATTGAACTTTTGATTTCAGAAGCTAGAATAATCGTCAATTCCTGGATGTTACAACCAAGATAATGATGACGAATCTCATTTCTTTTAATACGTCTGATATGCTCTTGCATTACAGGATCCCACTCCACAATCATTTCAATGAAGCTTGAAAGATTTCCACAATCATCCTGATCCATGCTCTCAATTGTTCTGAAAAATGTCATGTTGTGCTTAGCAAGAAATTTCACAACCGAAATTATTCTCCGTAATACACTCCGCCAATGCTCTTTCTCTAGCTTAAAAACAACTTTGTCGATTCTTTCATCTTTCTGAAATCTACGACGCAAACCACCCCAGGTTGTCATGTTAAAGATGTGTGCCATACTTCTTTCATGTTCTCTAATGAAAAAACTAAGATTTCCCCAATCTCTACATCCTTCACTCGCTAACTCAGAGCTCTGGGGACTTTCTTTAAGCAAAGCACTAATTCGTTCCCAATTTCCTTCATTCACAAGCTGATTGTTTCGGTGACATTCTTTAAACAAGTTACAACAAAAGCAATATGCTTTATCAACCTCCTTTGAATAAACCAGCCATTCTCTATCCTGTTTCTCTCCATTTGGTAAAATTCGAGTGTAAAATTCTGAAGAGAAACCCACAGAGGATTTATGCTGAGGACTTTTCTCCACTAACAAATCTCTTACAGGACCCTTTTCAACTAATAAATCTCTCAACTCGGTATTGAGATTATCCCAATTTCTAGGATCATAAATGTTCATGTTGAGTAAGATTAAGTATCAGAGGAAAAGATACTAGAACAAGAACCTGGATGGAAGACAATGGGCGTGGCTTGCTTGAGGAACTCACAAGATTACTCCGAAATTTCGAAACCTGATTAAACAACAAACAACATCCATTTAGATTTTGCAAAGCATAAATGTGGAATATTACATTGCTCAGTTTCACTTTCAATGAAAGCCTATTCATACTATTGATTTGTGACTCACCAGTAAGAGTGAGAGAGACCGatcaagagagagagacaaagagAATAAGGGTTTAAGGGAAAGAAAGCAATCGATGAGTCGAATATTGGATGTGCAATTGGGATTAGAGGGATTGTGTGAAAGAAATTATTATATAGTATCGAAACACCAAGTTTGTGATTTCGGCTAATGTGATTGGTCATTGGTGTATAATTGTGACAAGCATaagcttttttttatttatttattttaattattattattattacggatttccattttttccctattttcctatcacacatttacatcttaaccgttcagtttttatatcctaatgtgtagatcatctctgcaaaatttcagccaaattggtgatcgttaaggcattcaaaactgtaatttacaacaatgaatacgAACAGTTCCGAATCTGtagaaccggaaccgttcgtattcatttttgtaaattgcagttttgaatgtcttaacgatcaccaatttggctgaaatttttcagaaatgatctatacattaagatctaaaaactgaacggttaaaatgtaaatgtgtgatcggaaaatagagaaaaaatggaaatccgcACCTAATGCttaagtgcggacgtccgcacccaacaagccctgtatatatatatatatttttgattctTATTGATCCAAAATACCTCATCAGACTGCCACGTGGTATTCCAACACAGTAGAATATTTTAGTCCAAAGTACTCATATTGCAAAGAGTACTCATATTGTAAATCTTTTGCTGATACTGCCTATCTCGAACCGATCACTTTCGGTATTGATCAATGACCATCTATTAGcctttttgtttatcacaacatcgaataaaacaaaaagagggACTGAAATAAATTATGGTATCACTTTATTCTCCTAACATTTTGAGCAACACCTGTAGATAGTGCAAATTCTTCTTGGCCTTCTTCTCCAAAGAATTAAGTACGAGCAATACTTTTGATGCTAGAATCTCCAGTCTTCCAACACTACAGATCGAAGGTTTTGAATATGCTCCTTCATTGTCAAAAGCCTTCACTGCATTGCCACAAGGGGATAGAAATCCAAATGACTCATCGAGAGTGTCTTCCACTAGTATCTAGGAGAGTAAAATCGTTCCTCATGGCAAAGTTGTAATCCCGGGCGATCCCTTGAAGACACTCAGTCCTTACCATGTTCAACTCTGATTCATTCTTTTCGGAATAGGAGTGTAGTAAGTTGATGGACGAACCAGACTTCTTCAAAATACTGCAAGCTAAATGCTATCAGGTACTGTATGTGAATACACAATTGAACGTGAACCTGAAGAATAACCTCGACTGCTAGCAAGTCTATAATATGACATTATTAAGATTGGATGTTCCGTCTGCAAGTCCGCATGTGTTGCTACTGCAATATGATTGAAATTACATGAGAGTGACTCAAATCAGAAATCAGTGCATCTTTATCATCATATCAACAGCAACATTCAAAGCTACAACACAGGAAAGCGAACAAAACTTAAGGAGACACCAATTATAAAGTATAAAGAACTTAACAGAATTCTGTGACAACAACATAGAATTCTGTGAAGTTGTATATAAATCTATATATGGCATTATTATGATTGCTTGATGGCATGTTTGGTCTGCAAGTTTGCATGTGCTGCTGCTGCAATGTGATTGAAATTACAGGAGAGTGATTCAGCGCAGAAACATTTTTATCATCTTATCAACAAGATTTATCAAATATACAACACAAGAGATACGTAGACCACTCTACAAATAAATCATCTAACTTGCTCCAACTATGAAGTTAAGAATGGAAAATGAACAAAACTTAAGGAGACACCGATTATAGAATTTTATGACAACAACAAAACATACTTGCATCAATCCAGAGAATAGGAACATGTGGAGCCGAGCTCAATTGGAGGTGGCCAAAATATCTGGGAACCACCTGGGGAAGATCCCAACTTCTGAATGCTATGGTCCTCTAAGTTGAACACAAAACTCTGTGGTCTAGTTACTTCTCTAAGAGCAAGATTAACATTGTTTTCATTTGAAAAGTAAATGCAATTCCCTTTGTACCCAGCTAAATCTTGAGCCAAAACAGAGAAAGAGCAATCCACAGCCAAGAAAAAGGCTCTATCACCCAAGCTCTTCACTTCAACCCATCTGCCCAACTCTCCATCCAACAGTTCCAACTTGTAAACCTTAAAATCAACAACCTTGAGTTCACCAGAATGATATCGACGccaaagaacaaaaacagaAGGATCTAACTCAACGCCAGTCCCTTGTTGCTTATTTTGTTCTTGATCAAAATACCTATCGACCACATAAAGCTCTCCACAAGACTCCACCAAATGCTTCCTCCCACCAAAACCAACCACTTTCGACGAAATCTTCACCATCGCTTCTGAAGACACATCAATCCTAAAAACACAACCCAAGCTATCCACCACGTATGGCTGACCCTTATAAACAATAACATCATCAAAAACAGAACCTCCATTACAAAACCGTGTGAGTTTCTCATCTCCACTCTTAGCAAAACCCAAATTTCCTTTATCAGAGATAACCAGAATAGCACAATCAACAATCTCAGGAGGCAGTAAAATCACTTTCTTCAAACCCACAACAGAACCAGAGCCCTGGACGTATCTCAGAAAATACGACTTCCCTAATTCGATCATTCTAAACTCCAGCAAATTGAAACATTCCGGAGACGACAACGACGACGAGGAGTCGTTTGAGTACCTGATTCGCCGGGAGGTGATCGGATTCCGAAGAAGCATTCTGTT is a window from the Rosa chinensis cultivar Old Blush chromosome 2, RchiOBHm-V2, whole genome shotgun sequence genome containing:
- the LOC112183679 gene encoding uncharacterized protein LOC112183679; the encoded protein is MEIDSVFDEECQIRKRKRLGKNADQSSPESLEEGFRVQYFLYTVDQVTGLLKRTLEQYQAYEDIFGFLFCSEKLNSLEEKHLKTSCGHLEMFLNHGKFRDVDGNSLFKELKCLRKQLPEENMTAIDILNFIKGLDFLPNAFIAYRILLTIPVLFTSTDGDLSKLEILNSYLQSPMSQEVLDGLALISTEKGFPEKLDYDSLIDDCATKNARRTILSE
- the LOC112187002 gene encoding putative F-box protein At1g65770 → MDDTVDWSNLPVELWPLIGEKLKVRIDSLRFRSVCHSWRSCLPRFHPSPPPKFPLPLSDGPTSFLSQNTVYLLQTPSTSSLAPSSCGGWLVKVEECNRMLLRNPITSRRIRYSNDSSSSLSSPECFNLLEFRMIELGKSYFLRYVQGSGSVVGLKKVILLPPEIVDCAILVISDKGNLGFAKSGDEKLTRFCNGGSVFDDVIVYKGQPYVVDSLGCVFRIDVSSEAMVKISSKVVGFGGRKHLVESCGELYVVDRYFDQEQNKQQGTGVELDPSVFVLWRRYHSGELKVVDFKVYKLELLDGELGRWVEVKSLGDRAFFLAVDCSFSVLAQDLAGYKGNCIYFSNENNVNLALREVTRPQSFVFNLEDHSIQKLGSSPGGSQIFWPPPIELGSTCSYSLD
- the LOC112187001 gene encoding uncharacterized protein LOC112187001 isoform X1, with product MNIYDPRNWDNLNTELRDLLVEKGPVRDLLVEKSPQHKSSVGFSSEFYTRILPNGEKQDREWLVYSKEVDKAYCFCCNLFKECHRNNQLVNEGNWERISALLKESPQSSELASEGCRDWGNLSFFIREHERSMAHIFNMTTWGGLRRRFQKDERIDKVVFKLEKEHWRSVLRRIISVVKFLAKHNMTFFRTIESMDQDDCGNLSSFIEMIVEWDPVMQEHIRRIKRNEIRHHYLGCNIQELTIILASEIKSSIVRKIKEAKYFSVIVDCALDASAEKKMFLILRCVDVFTSPIKVEEYFLELLKFSNTSEHGPFEQMQNLLKALDLDIDDVRGQGYGIGSLVKGRAEGIQEKISVINPRALYTPWGCRSLNVTLCDMVNSFSKLFSFFGSIQCIYSVFSHCA